Proteins from a genomic interval of Clostridium scatologenes:
- a CDS encoding DUF378 domain-containing protein gives MKTLDIIALILVIIGAINWGLIGFFGFDLVAMLFGTMSSFTRVIYALVGIAGLYAFSLFGRDREPDRDHDRREVK, from the coding sequence ATGAAAACATTAGATATTATCGCACTAATATTGGTAATTATAGGTGCTATAAACTGGGGATTAATCGGATTTTTCGGGTTCGATTTAGTAGCTATGTTATTTGGGACCATGTCTAGCTTTACTAGAGTTATATATGCTCTTGTAGGTATAGCCGGCTTATATGCCTTTTCACTATTTGGTAGAGACAGAGAACCTGATAGAGATCATGACAGAAGAGAGGTTAAATAA
- the argH gene encoding argininosuccinate lyase encodes MKLWGGRFKKAENKLMEDFNSSLGFDRTLYYEDIQGSKAHVKMLAKCGILTQEECESITTGLNSILSDIENDVLQIEGEYEDIHSFVETNLIERIGQVGKKLHTSRSRNDQVAVDLRLYAKKKAFEVIEDIDALRDVIVKVGEENNYLMPGYTHLQRAQVVTFKHHIMAYHNMLTRDKKRVENAIEIMDESPLGCCALAGTTYNIDRSFTAKELGFKKPVDNFLDGVSDRDYVIELLSCFSIMMMHLSRLSEELILWSSKEFDFILIDDEFSTGSSIMPQKKNPDAAELIRGKTGRVYGSLMALLTTMKGIPLAYNKDMQEDKEQFFNSLDTVLSCLKIMRGMLSSIKIKKENTFNAVKKGFLNATEAADYLVNKGMAFRDAHKVIGEIVLYCEEKDKAIEDICLEELKNFSDLFQQDVYEFIDYKNTLSRGIKTELK; translated from the coding sequence ATGAAACTTTGGGGTGGAAGATTTAAAAAAGCTGAGAACAAGCTCATGGAGGATTTTAACAGTTCTTTAGGGTTTGATAGAACTCTTTATTATGAAGATATTCAGGGAAGTAAAGCACATGTTAAAATGCTTGCTAAATGTGGAATTTTAACACAAGAAGAATGTGAAAGCATAACAACAGGATTAAATTCCATACTTTCAGATATAGAGAATGATGTACTTCAAATAGAAGGTGAGTATGAAGATATTCATAGTTTTGTAGAAACTAATTTAATAGAAAGAATAGGTCAAGTAGGAAAGAAACTTCATACTTCAAGAAGCAGAAATGATCAGGTAGCTGTGGATTTAAGACTTTATGCAAAGAAAAAAGCTTTTGAAGTTATAGAAGATATAGATGCACTTAGAGATGTAATAGTAAAAGTTGGAGAAGAAAACAACTATTTAATGCCAGGATACACTCATCTTCAAAGGGCACAAGTAGTAACATTCAAACATCATATTATGGCTTATCATAATATGCTAACTAGAGATAAAAAGAGGGTGGAGAATGCCATAGAAATTATGGATGAAAGTCCACTTGGATGTTGTGCTTTAGCTGGAACTACCTACAATATAGATAGAAGTTTTACAGCTAAAGAATTAGGGTTTAAAAAGCCAGTAGACAATTTTTTAGATGGAGTAAGTGATAGGGACTATGTTATAGAACTTTTATCTTGCTTTTCTATAATGATGATGCACTTAAGCCGTTTAAGTGAAGAATTGATACTCTGGAGTAGCAAAGAATTTGACTTTATTTTGATAGATGATGAGTTTTCAACAGGAAGCAGTATCATGCCTCAAAAGAAAAACCCAGATGCTGCAGAATTGATAAGAGGCAAAACAGGGAGAGTATACGGATCACTCATGGCACTGCTTACCACTATGAAGGGCATTCCCCTTGCCTATAATAAGGATATGCAGGAAGATAAAGAACAGTTTTTTAACTCCTTAGATACAGTATTAAGCTGTTTAAAAATAATGAGAGGTATGCTCTCCTCAATAAAAATTAAAAAGGAAAATACTTTTAATGCAGTTAAAAAAGGATTTTTAAATGCAACAGAAGCAGCAGATTATCTTGTTAATAAGGGTATGGCATTCAGAGATGCTCATAAGGTAATAGGTGAAATAGTGCTTTATTGCGAAGAAAAAGATAAAGCAATAGAAGATATTTGTTTAGAAGAATTGAAAAATTTTAGTGATCTATTTCAACAGGATGTGTATGAGTTTATAGATTACAAGAATACTTTAAGTAGGGGAATAAAAACAGAATTAAAATAG
- a CDS encoding argininosuccinate synthase, with product MKDKVVLAYSGGLDTSIIIPWLKENYDLEVIAACINVGQGDDMKEVEAKALRTGASKVYIEDLIEEFITDYVFKGIKAGALYEEKYMLGTSFARPLMAKRLVEIAHAEGAKYIAHGCTGKGNDQVRFEVGIAAFDPTIKVIAPWRIWDIKSREDAIDYANAKGVEVPVTKEKIYSRDKNLWHLSHEGGDLEDPKNEHKQEMYLMTTPPEKAKDEVTYVEIYFEQGIAKKLNGKEISPVALIETLNEIGGENGIGVIDIIENRLVGMKSRGVYETPGGTILYAAHKELERLTLDKATFHYKQSVSQKYGELVYDGLWFSPLKEALDAFVDTTQKNVTGSVKLKLYKGNIMVAGIEAPYALYDEGISSFGASELYSHKDAEGFINLFGLPSKIQAMTNKKKEK from the coding sequence ATGAAAGATAAAGTTGTATTAGCGTATTCTGGTGGATTGGACACATCAATAATAATTCCTTGGCTTAAGGAAAACTATGATTTAGAGGTTATTGCAGCATGTATAAATGTTGGCCAAGGTGATGATATGAAAGAAGTTGAAGCTAAAGCTTTAAGAACTGGAGCTTCAAAGGTATATATTGAAGATTTAATAGAAGAGTTTATAACTGATTATGTATTTAAAGGCATAAAAGCAGGAGCTTTATATGAAGAAAAGTACATGCTTGGAACTTCTTTTGCAAGACCATTAATGGCAAAAAGATTAGTTGAAATAGCACATGCTGAAGGTGCAAAATACATAGCACACGGATGTACTGGAAAAGGAAATGATCAGGTACGTTTTGAAGTTGGTATAGCAGCTTTTGATCCTACAATAAAAGTAATTGCACCATGGAGAATATGGGATATAAAATCAAGAGAAGATGCTATAGATTATGCTAATGCCAAAGGTGTAGAAGTGCCAGTAACTAAAGAAAAAATATATTCAAGAGATAAGAATTTATGGCATTTAAGTCATGAAGGTGGAGATTTAGAAGATCCTAAAAACGAACATAAGCAGGAAATGTATCTTATGACAACTCCACCAGAAAAAGCAAAGGATGAAGTTACTTACGTAGAAATATATTTTGAACAAGGAATAGCTAAAAAGTTAAATGGAAAAGAAATATCTCCAGTTGCATTGATAGAGACTTTAAATGAAATAGGCGGAGAAAATGGAATAGGAGTAATTGATATAATTGAAAATAGATTAGTAGGAATGAAATCAAGGGGCGTATATGAAACTCCAGGTGGAACAATCCTTTATGCAGCACATAAGGAACTTGAAAGATTAACTCTTGATAAGGCTACATTCCACTATAAACAATCAGTATCTCAAAAATATGGTGAATTAGTATATGATGGATTGTGGTTTAGTCCATTGAAAGAAGCTTTAGATGCTTTTGTAGATACTACACAGAAAAATGTTACAGGATCAGTAAAATTGAAGTTATACAAAGGAAATATAATGGTAGCAGGTATAGAGGCACCTTATGCTCTTTATGACGAAGGTATTTCTTCCTTTGGTGCTAGTGAATTGTACAGCCATAAAGATGCAGAAGGATTTATAAATTTATTTGGTTTACCAAGCAAAATACAAGCTATGACTAATAAGAAGAAGGAAAAGTAA
- a CDS encoding amino acid ABC transporter ATP-binding protein: MENIVGNNCIDFNTKDFMIEATNLTKKFNDLTVFENLNVNVRKGEVLVVIGPSGSGKSTFLRCLNHLEEITGGKVSIEGEELNPKDKKLIRKITTKMGMVFQNFNLFPHMTAMQNVMEAPIVVKKENKSEVLERAKKLLEKVGLSDKMDYYPSKLSGGQKQRVAIARALAMNPDIMLFDEPTSALDPELVGEVLNVMKDLAKEGMTMVVVTHEMGFAKEVADRVIFMDGGKIVEQGPPEQIFSHPKEERTKAFLEKVL, from the coding sequence ATGGAAAACATAGTTGGAAATAATTGTATAGATTTTAATACTAAAGATTTTATGATAGAAGCTACAAATTTAACTAAAAAATTTAATGATTTAACTGTATTTGAAAATTTAAATGTTAATGTAAGAAAGGGAGAAGTTCTAGTTGTAATAGGACCTTCAGGATCAGGAAAAAGTACATTTTTAAGATGTCTTAATCACCTTGAAGAAATAACTGGTGGTAAAGTATCTATTGAAGGTGAAGAACTAAATCCTAAAGATAAAAAGCTTATAAGAAAGATTACAACAAAGATGGGAATGGTTTTTCAAAACTTTAACTTATTTCCACATATGACAGCTATGCAGAATGTAATGGAAGCACCAATTGTAGTAAAAAAGGAAAATAAAAGTGAAGTTTTAGAAAGAGCTAAAAAGCTTTTAGAAAAGGTTGGTCTTTCAGACAAAATGGATTACTATCCTTCAAAGCTTTCAGGTGGACAGAAACAAAGAGTTGCTATAGCAAGGGCACTTGCTATGAATCCAGATATAATGCTTTTTGATGAACCTACATCTGCATTAGATCCTGAACTTGTAGGTGAAGTTTTAAATGTAATGAAGGATTTGGCAAAAGAAGGAATGACTATGGTAGTTGTAACTCATGAAATGGGTTTTGCCAAAGAAGTTGCTGATAGAGTTATATTTATGGATGGTGGAAAGATTGTAGAACAAGGACCACCAGAGCAGATATTCTCTCATCCTAAGGAAGAAAGAACAAAGGCGTTTTTGGAAAAAGTACTCTAA
- a CDS encoding amino acid ABC transporter permease, which yields MDTGIIIKVLPILLKGSVMTIELTVIALVVGTILGIFLALFKLSKNVVFRIISSFYTWIFRGTPLLLQLFFFYYGLPFMGVELTPFSAAAIGLSLNCGAYMAEIIRGGIQSIDKGQFEAAKALGFTYADTMKKIILPQTFKVIIPPVGNEFIALLKDTSLVSTIAMVELMRSAQQIYASTFRPIEVFFTAGVLYLLLTTIFTGVFGVFEKKLSVY from the coding sequence TTGGATACAGGAATTATAATAAAAGTATTACCCATCCTTTTAAAAGGAAGTGTAATGACAATAGAACTTACTGTTATTGCGCTAGTTGTAGGAACAATACTTGGAATATTTTTAGCACTTTTTAAACTTTCTAAAAATGTAGTGTTTAGAATAATATCAAGTTTTTATACATGGATATTTAGAGGAACTCCTCTACTTTTGCAGTTATTTTTCTTCTATTATGGTTTACCTTTCATGGGAGTTGAATTAACACCTTTTTCAGCAGCAGCTATAGGATTAAGTTTAAACTGTGGTGCATATATGGCAGAAATAATAAGAGGTGGAATTCAATCTATAGATAAAGGTCAGTTTGAAGCTGCGAAAGCTCTAGGTTTTACTTATGCAGATACTATGAAAAAAATAATATTGCCACAAACTTTTAAGGTTATAATACCACCTGTAGGAAATGAGTTTATAGCATTATTAAAGGATACTTCATTAGTATCAACTATCGCTATGGTAGAACTTATGAGATCTGCTCAACAGATATATGCAAGTACTTTCAGACCTATAGAGGTATTTTTCACAGCAGGTGTTTTATATCTTTTATTAACTACCATATTTACAGGTGTATTTGGAGTATTTGAAAAGAAACTTTCTGTTTATTAA
- a CDS encoding ABC transporter substrate-binding protein, which produces MKSLKKAVVLMLSVIFVAALFAGCGKSSSGQSQSQGGNSLEKIKKAGVLKVGLEDSFPPMEFRDKQNELKGFDIDMANEIGKKLGVKTEFVCTDFNGIILALKSGKFDTIISGLSITDERKKEISFSDPYVMNSQIIVVKNGNTVVKSANDLKGKTVGVGLGTTSESVAAKMQGLKEVKKYDKTTEELQDLLIGRIDAVIVDEPVGRYYISEADKKGKYEVLSEKLTKEPMGIGFKNEDKELKDAVQKAIDELKKDGTFSKLSVKWFGTDIYNEK; this is translated from the coding sequence ATGAAAAGTTTAAAAAAAGCAGTAGTACTTATGCTATCAGTAATTTTCGTTGCTGCATTGTTTGCCGGATGCGGAAAGTCAAGCAGTGGCCAGAGTCAATCTCAGGGGGGAAATTCATTAGAAAAAATAAAAAAAGCAGGGGTATTAAAGGTAGGACTTGAGGATTCGTTTCCACCAATGGAGTTTAGAGACAAGCAAAATGAATTAAAAGGTTTCGATATAGATATGGCAAATGAAATAGGAAAAAAATTAGGGGTAAAAACTGAATTTGTATGTACAGATTTCAATGGAATAATTCTTGCACTTAAATCAGGTAAGTTTGATACTATAATTTCAGGTTTAAGCATTACAGATGAAAGAAAAAAAGAAATATCATTTTCAGATCCATATGTAATGAATTCACAAATAATAGTTGTTAAGAATGGAAATACTGTTGTAAAGAGTGCTAATGATTTAAAAGGTAAAACTGTAGGAGTAGGTCTTGGTACAACTAGTGAAAGTGTTGCAGCTAAAATGCAAGGATTAAAAGAAGTTAAAAAGTATGATAAAACTACAGAAGAACTTCAAGATTTGCTAATAGGCAGAATTGATGCTGTTATAGTAGATGAACCAGTAGGAAGATATTATATATCAGAAGCTGATAAAAAGGGTAAATATGAAGTTTTATCAGAAAAACTTACTAAAGAACCAATGGGTATAGGATTTAAAAATGAAGATAAAGAATTAAAAGATGCAGTTCAAAAGGCAATTGATGAATTAAAGAAGGATGGAACTTTTTCTAAACTTTCGGTAAAATGGTTTGGAACTGATATATATAATGAAAAATAA
- a CDS encoding NADH peroxidase encodes MKKFVCSVCGYVYEGEEAPDVCPQCKAKKDKFVEKVEGEMSWADEHKIGVAKDVDPEVIEGLRANFTGECTEVGMYLAMSRQADREGFPEVAEAYKRIAFEEAEHAAKFAELLGEVVTSSTKKNLEMRVEAEHGACQGKKDLATLAKKLNYDAIHDTVHEMCKDEARHGCAFKGLLNRYFK; translated from the coding sequence ATGAAAAAATTTGTTTGTTCAGTATGTGGATATGTTTATGAAGGAGAGGAAGCACCAGATGTATGTCCTCAATGTAAAGCTAAAAAAGATAAATTTGTTGAAAAGGTAGAAGGAGAAATGTCTTGGGCAGATGAGCACAAAATTGGTGTTGCTAAAGATGTAGATCCTGAAGTTATAGAAGGTCTTAGAGCTAATTTTACAGGAGAGTGTACTGAGGTTGGAATGTACTTAGCAATGAGCCGTCAAGCTGATAGAGAAGGTTTTCCAGAAGTAGCTGAAGCTTATAAGAGAATAGCTTTTGAAGAAGCAGAACATGCAGCAAAATTTGCAGAATTACTAGGTGAAGTTGTAACTTCCAGCACAAAGAAAAATTTAGAGATGAGAGTAGAAGCAGAACATGGTGCATGCCAAGGTAAAAAGGACTTAGCTACTTTAGCTAAAAAGTTAAACTATGATGCAATTCATGATACAGTTCATGAAATGTGTAAAGATGAAGCTAGACATGGATGTGCATTTAAAGGTTTATTAAATAGATATTTTAAATAA
- a CDS encoding hydrolase, producing the protein MSDVNRAAVKGNKYVPEIKGTLRSHMINIPEVIRKASGIKVFGKRLKSFLFTTDIAVIKNTNADAIMAVYPFTPQPVITKVLVAASDVPVFCGVGGGLTMGKRVVNLALDAEFKGAMGVVVNSPTSNEVIRAMRDTIDIPIIVTVVSEYDDIQKRIEAGTTIINVAAGKKSAEIVRRIREKYAELPIIATGGKNEESINETIEAGANAISYTPPTTSELFAVTMEKYRNMAIEPDKKQD; encoded by the coding sequence ATGAGTGACGTAAATAGAGCAGCAGTGAAGGGCAATAAATATGTACCAGAAATAAAAGGTACACTTAGAAGTCACATGATAAATATTCCTGAAGTAATAAGAAAGGCTAGTGGTATAAAGGTATTTGGAAAGAGATTGAAATCATTTTTATTTACTACAGATATTGCTGTTATAAAAAATACTAATGCGGATGCTATAATGGCAGTATATCCTTTTACACCTCAACCAGTAATAACAAAGGTATTAGTTGCAGCTTCAGATGTACCAGTATTTTGTGGTGTTGGCGGCGGTCTTACTATGGGGAAAAGAGTAGTTAACCTTGCACTAGATGCAGAATTTAAAGGGGCTATGGGAGTAGTAGTGAATAGTCCTACATCAAATGAGGTTATCAGAGCAATGAGAGATACAATAGATATACCTATTATAGTTACAGTAGTTTCAGAATACGATGATATCCAAAAAAGAATAGAAGCAGGAACTACTATAATTAATGTAGCAGCAGGAAAGAAAAGTGCCGAAATCGTTAGAAGGATAAGAGAAAAATATGCTGAGTTACCTATAATAGCTACTGGTGGAAAGAATGAAGAGAGTATAAACGAAACTATTGAGGCTGGTGCTAATGCTATTTCATATACTCCACCAACTACTTCCGAATTGTTTGCAGTAACAATGGAAAAATATAGAAATATGGCAATTGAACCTGATAAAAAACAAGATTAG
- a CDS encoding homocysteine S-methyltransferase family protein: MGTMLQKSGLKVGDLPETLNITRPDIIKSIHKQYIDAGADIIIANTFGANELKYSFSKYSASEVITAGIKIAKEAAQDKLVALDISSIGQMMEPTGPLSFEAAYNLFKKQVVIGKKAGADLILIETMSDLYETKAAVLAAKENSDLPVFCTMTFQDNGRTLMGTDPKTMVFVLEGLGVDVLGVNCSLGPKELMPIVEEILEYASIPVMVQPNAGLPRYDGKNTVYDITPDEFVKYVKIMVEKGVRVLGGCCGTSPEFIKKLRVSLKDINPLKIEEKNFSVACSSTETVFLGEKVTIIGERINPTGKSEYKKELKEESVNFIQTQAVKQKEEGAHIIELNVGLPEIDEKEMMIKAVKSVQKVVQLPTTIDSPNEEVLEAGARVYNGKPIVNSVNGKKEIMSKVFPVVKKYGGCVIGLTIDENGIPDTAEGRFKIAEKIVNVAREYGIHKKNVIIDCLALTASAQQKEVLETIKAIKLVKEKLGVKTVLGVSNVSFGLPRREILNRTFLSMALYAGLDLPIMNTGDEGMKEVISSFEVLSNIDREGKNYVEKYGTKLAGKKEEAVTNIENISSIKDLKQIIVDGIEKDAISSTEVLLKTKEPLEVVNSFIIPALDYVGEQYEEKEIFLPQLIQSAETVKKSFEVIKKKIVEQGEESISKGKIILATVKGDIHDIGKNIVKVLLENYGFEVIDLGKDVAIEKVVNAVKEHNVKLVGLSALMTTTVVNMKKTIEALRENNLQCKIFVGGAVLNEQYAEMIGADFYAKDARESVRIAEEIFRN, from the coding sequence ATGGGTACTATGCTCCAAAAATCGGGACTTAAAGTTGGGGATTTGCCTGAAACTTTAAATATAACAAGACCTGATATTATAAAAAGCATTCATAAACAATATATAGATGCAGGTGCAGATATAATAATTGCAAATACGTTTGGGGCAAATGAATTAAAATATAGTTTTTCCAAGTATTCTGCATCTGAGGTAATTACAGCTGGAATAAAAATTGCAAAAGAGGCAGCTCAAGATAAGCTTGTGGCTCTTGATATAAGTTCTATTGGACAAATGATGGAGCCTACAGGGCCTTTAAGTTTTGAGGCAGCGTATAATTTATTTAAAAAACAAGTTGTTATTGGTAAAAAGGCAGGTGCAGATTTAATATTAATAGAAACCATGTCGGATTTGTATGAAACTAAGGCTGCAGTCCTTGCTGCAAAAGAAAATAGTGATTTACCAGTATTTTGTACTATGACTTTTCAGGATAATGGAAGAACATTAATGGGAACTGATCCTAAAACAATGGTATTCGTATTAGAAGGTTTAGGAGTAGATGTTCTTGGAGTAAATTGTTCGCTAGGTCCTAAGGAGCTTATGCCTATAGTTGAAGAAATATTGGAATATGCATCAATACCCGTTATGGTTCAACCTAATGCTGGACTTCCAAGATATGATGGCAAAAATACAGTATATGATATAACGCCAGATGAATTTGTTAAATACGTAAAAATTATGGTTGAAAAAGGTGTAAGAGTTTTAGGTGGTTGTTGTGGAACTAGTCCAGAATTCATAAAGAAACTACGTGTAAGCTTAAAAGATATTAATCCATTAAAAATAGAAGAAAAGAATTTTAGTGTAGCCTGTTCTTCTACAGAAACCGTGTTTTTAGGCGAAAAGGTTACGATAATAGGAGAGAGAATTAATCCTACAGGTAAATCAGAATATAAAAAAGAATTAAAAGAGGAAAGTGTTAATTTTATTCAAACTCAAGCCGTGAAGCAAAAGGAAGAGGGGGCTCATATAATAGAGCTAAATGTAGGGCTTCCAGAGATTGATGAAAAAGAAATGATGATTAAAGCTGTAAAGTCAGTACAGAAAGTAGTACAATTACCAACAACTATTGATAGTCCTAATGAAGAAGTACTAGAAGCTGGAGCTAGAGTTTATAATGGAAAACCTATTGTGAATTCCGTAAATGGGAAAAAGGAAATAATGAGTAAAGTTTTTCCTGTAGTTAAAAAGTATGGAGGTTGTGTAATAGGTTTAACCATAGATGAAAATGGAATTCCAGATACAGCAGAAGGTAGATTTAAAATAGCAGAAAAAATAGTAAATGTTGCAAGAGAATATGGTATACATAAGAAAAATGTAATAATAGATTGTCTTGCTTTAACAGCATCAGCACAGCAAAAAGAAGTACTTGAAACAATAAAAGCTATAAAATTGGTTAAGGAAAAATTAGGAGTTAAAACTGTACTAGGAGTGAGCAATGTATCTTTTGGACTTCCAAGAAGAGAAATATTAAATAGAACATTTTTGTCTATGGCGCTTTATGCAGGATTAGATTTACCAATAATGAATACTGGAGATGAAGGAATGAAAGAAGTTATTTCTTCTTTTGAAGTTCTATCCAATATTGATAGAGAAGGTAAAAATTATGTGGAAAAGTATGGAACAAAGTTAGCAGGCAAAAAAGAAGAAGCAGTAACAAATATTGAAAATATAAGTTCAATAAAAGATTTGAAACAAATTATTGTAGATGGAATAGAAAAAGATGCTATTAGCAGTACAGAAGTTTTATTAAAAACAAAAGAACCTTTAGAAGTTGTTAATTCTTTTATTATTCCAGCATTGGATTATGTAGGAGAACAGTATGAAGAAAAAGAAATATTTTTACCACAGCTTATACAATCAGCTGAAACTGTAAAAAAATCTTTTGAAGTTATAAAAAAGAAAATTGTTGAACAAGGTGAAGAAAGTATATCTAAAGGAAAAATTATTTTAGCAACTGTAAAAGGCGACATACATGATATAGGTAAAAACATTGTAAAAGTTCTTTTGGAGAACTATGGATTTGAAGTAATAGATTTAGGAAAAGATGTGGCTATTGAAAAAGTAGTTAATGCAGTAAAGGAACATAATGTTAAACTTGTAGGGTTGAGTGCACTCATGACTACTACAGTTGTTAATATGAAAAAGACTATAGAAGCTTTAAGAGAAAATAATTTACAATGCAAGATTTTTGTAGGTGGAGCTGTTCTTAATGAACAATATGCAGAAATGATAGGAGCAGATTTTTATGCTAAAGATGCTAGAGAATCTGTAAGGATTGCAGAAGAAATTTTTCGTAATTAA
- the metF gene encoding methylenetetrahydrofolate reductase [NAD(P)H], whose translation MFIKDTFLKNETTLSFEIFPPKNNEILFNIIGELNKFNPGFISVTYGAGGSSKDRTVEIASIIKNKYSIEALAHLTCITSTKEEIEEVVENLKENKIENILALRGDIPEDFTIGKEHLYRHAKDLIHKLKIDTNLCIGAAAYPEGHNECKDLDMNVKYLKEKVDAGADFLITQLFFDNNNFFQFKEKIYKYNIKTPIAVGIMPAVNKTLIEKIQKLSGVIIPDKVENFMNKYENKEDDLRKAGIEYASYQIEELIKNKVEGVHFYTMNKPDIIKSILDNISFK comes from the coding sequence ATGTTTATAAAAGATACATTTCTAAAAAATGAAACTACTTTATCCTTTGAAATATTTCCACCTAAAAATAATGAAATTTTATTTAATATCATTGGGGAGTTAAATAAGTTTAATCCAGGTTTTATAAGTGTAACTTATGGAGCAGGTGGAAGTAGTAAGGATAGAACTGTTGAAATAGCTTCAATAATAAAAAATAAGTATTCAATAGAAGCACTTGCCCATTTAACATGTATAACATCTACAAAAGAAGAAATAGAAGAAGTAGTTGAGAATTTAAAAGAAAATAAAATAGAAAATATATTAGCACTAAGAGGTGATATACCAGAAGACTTTACTATTGGTAAAGAACATTTATATAGACATGCTAAAGATTTAATACATAAATTAAAAATTGATACTAACTTGTGTATAGGAGCGGCAGCTTATCCAGAAGGACACAATGAATGTAAGGATTTGGATATGAACGTGAAATATTTGAAAGAAAAGGTTGATGCAGGTGCAGATTTTTTAATCACTCAACTGTTTTTTGATAATAATAATTTTTTTCAGTTTAAGGAAAAAATTTATAAATATAATATAAAAACTCCAATAGCTGTTGGAATTATGCCTGCAGTAAATAAAACATTAATTGAAAAAATACAAAAGTTGTCTGGGGTTATCATTCCAGATAAAGTTGAAAATTTTATGAATAAGTATGAAAATAAGGAAGATGATCTTAGAAAAGCTGGAATAGAATATGCAAGCTACCAAATAGAAGAATTGATTAAAAATAAAGTAGAAGGTGTGCATTTTTATACTATGAATAAACCTGATATTATTAAAAGCATATTAGATAATATATCTTTTAAGTAG